GCGAGCGGATCATCACCGTCGAGGACGCCGCCGAACTCCAGCTCCAGCAGAGCCACGTCATCCGGCTGGAGTCCCGGCCGCCCAACGTGGAGGGCAAGGGCCGGATCACCATCCGCGACCTGGTCCGCAACTCCCTGCGGATGCGCCCCGACCGGATCATCGTCGGCGAGGTGCGCGGCGGCGAGACCCTCGACATGCTCCAGGCGATGTCCACCGGCCACGACGGTTCGCTCGCCACCGTCCACGCCAACAGCGCCGAGGACGCCCTGATGCGACTGCAGACCCTGGCCTCCATGTCGGACGTCAAGATCCCCTTCGAGGCGCTGCGGGACCAGATCAACAGCGCCGTCGACTGCATCGTCCAGCTCACCCGGCACGCCGACGGCTCCCGCCGGATCAGCGAGGTCGCCCTCCTCGACTCGCGCGGCCACGAGGACTACCGCATCGCGACGGTCTGCCGCTTCGATGCCGAGCCGATGGGCGCGGACCGCATCGTGCACGGGCGGTTCCGCTACTTCCCGCTGCCGCGGCGGGTCGCCGAACGCCTCTTCATGGCGAGCGAGCCCACCCCGCCCGCCTTCGGCGTCGCCACCGATGACGCTCAACTCGCCACCCGGAAGGCCCTCTCATGACCGGCGGGAACCCCCTCGCCCTGCTCGCCCTCGGGTCCGCCCTGCTGTGCGGGGTGCTCGCGATCGCCGGCGTACGGACCTATGCTGCCGGGCACGCCCAGCGGCAGGCCGTCGTCGACCGCCTCGACGACGAGCGCAGGCTGCCGGCCGACGGACGCCGGCGCCGCTTCCCGTCCGTCGACCGTGCCCTGCGCGGCACCCGCTTCGGCCGTCGCCTCGAACTGCGGCTGGCCGCCACCGGCCTGGATGTCACCCCCGGCGAATTCTTCGTCTACATGCTCGGCGCGGTGCTCGCGCTGTGGCTGGTCGCGCAGGCCGCCCTCGCCCCGTTCTTCGGCCCGATCGCCGCGCTGGTCGCCGTCTGGGCGGCGTTCGCCTTCCTCAACTGGCAGCGCCAGAAGCGCATCGAGAAGTTCATCAACCAGCTGCCCGAGCTCTCCCGGATCCTGGCCAACGCCACCCAGGCCGGGCTGGCGTTGCGGACGGCGCTGGGCATGGCGGCCGAGGAGCTGGAGGCGCCGGCCGGTGAGGAGCTGGCCAAGGTCTCCGACAAGCTCTCCGTCGGCCACTCCATCGACGAGGCGCTGGGCGAGCTGGCCGAACGCCTCCCCTCCCGCGAACTCGTCGTCCTGGTGACCACCCTGGTGCTCTCCAACCGCGCCGGCGGCACCGTCGTCGGCTCGCTGCGCAACCTCACCACGACCCTGGAGGAGCGCAAGGAGACCCGCCGCGAGGTCCGCACCCAGCTCTCCCAGGTCGTCGTCACCGCCTATGTCGTCCCGCTGCTCGGCATCGGCACCCTGCTGCTGATGAACCGGATCGCCCCGGGCGCCATCGACCGGATGACCTCCTCCTTCCTCGGCCAGCTCGCGGTCGTGGCGGCCTTCGTCCTCTACGGGCTCGGGTTCTTCTTCATCCGCCGGCTGTCCAAGATCGACGTCTAGCCACCGACACCGACACCGACACCGCCACCGACACCGCCACCGGTATCGATACCGGCATCCGCATCGGTCTCCCCAGGGGAACAGGAATGGGAATCGGAATTCTGCTGTCCGCGGCCTTCGCCCTCTCGGTCGTCGGCATCTGCTGCGGTATCGCGCTCTACCGCCGGGAGGCCCGGCTGCCGCCCGACCTGGCGCTGTCGCTGGAGGTCGGCGCGACCCGCACCACGGTGGTCGGTTCGGCCGTGGACCGCACCGGCATGCGCTACGCCCCGCTGGTGCTGCGGCTGATGGGCGACAAGCGCACCGCCCGGGTCCGCCGGCGGATCGATCTGGCCGGCAACCCCGGCGGGCTGACCGTCGACCGGTACGCCGCCCGGCGTGCCGTCTACGGGGCCCTCGGCTTCTTCGGCGCGCTGGTGATGTTCCTGCGCGGTCAGCCGCTGCTCGGCGTCCTGATGGTGCTCTTCGGTCTCTTCTGGACCGAGGTCGGCATCTGGGCCGCGATCCGCCAGCGCAGGGACACCATCGAACGCACCCTTCCGGACTTTCTGGACGTGCTGGCGGTCGTGGTCAGCGCCGGATTGAGCTTCCGTCAGGCGCTGGACCGGGTCGCCGAGAAGTACGAGGGGCCATGGGCCGATGAACTGCGCATCACGCTGCGGCAGATGGACATGGGCGTCAGCCGCCGCGCGGCTTTCGAGGAGCTACGCAAACGCAACGACTCCGAACAGGTCGCCCAGTTCGTCACCGCCCTCCAGCAGGGCGAGGAGCTCGGCTCGCCGATCGTCGAGACGCTGATCCAGATCGCCAACGACATGCGCCGCACCGACGCCCAGAACGCCCGGCGCCGCGCCGCCCGCGCGGTCCCCAAGGCCACCATGGTCGTCACCACTTTTATGGTTCCGGCCACGATGATCCTGCTCATCGCCGGGTTCTTCCTGGGCTCGGGGACCAGCTTCGGCTCGCTGATGGGGGAGTGAATCGTGCCACAGCTCCCGGCCGCGGCCCGGCCCGAGGACACCGGGCGGCGCCGGTCCGAACTCGGCTCGCCCCCGCCGGCTCGCCCCCGCGCGGCCCCCTCCGCCCTCCGTAACGTCCCCTGTGCCGGCGCTGTCCACGACGGTCATGACGTCGGTCCGTCCTTGCGGGTGCACATCTTCGGACGGGCGGCCCCCGGGTCGGTCGCTGTGCCGGCCGCCCGGCGGGCCGCTGCTCCGCCCGCCGTCGGCCGCGGCGTCCCGCATCCGGCCGGATGGGTGCCCTTCACCGTCCGCTTCTCGTCAACTCCTTCGCACGAGCAACGAGTTGTGTCACAGTGGGTGGGCGGACGGTTTTGTTCGCGCTACGGCGCGGAGGGGTCGCCCGGTTCACATGGGCAGGGGAACGGGGCATGGTGCCGGAGGGGGAGCGGGGGTGGGTGAGGTGCGACTGAGTGGCCGAAATGCGCCGTTGTGCCCGTCATCTGTGATCCCAAATGAGGATTGGGCACGGATTCCCTGTTCCGGGCACGCTGTTCCGGCGTACTTTTCTCGTGTCGCGAGCGCGGTCAGCCGCGCCGGCACCACGGGGACTGACCAGCCGGACCAGAGCGGTACGGCCGCCCATGGAGGGGAAGACGATGGCGAAGCGTATTTTGGGGAACGACCGGGGACAGACCTCGATCGAGTACCTCGGCATCATCGCGGTGGTCGTGGCGATCGTCCTGGTCCTGTCGACCACGGACTTCGGCAGCCAGATCGCGAACGCCATCGCCAACAAGATCTCCGACGTCGTCGGCATTTAGGCCCAGTCGCCACCGCCACCGTCGTGCCGGCCACCATCCCGCCCCGCCGGCGCGACGCCGGGCAGGCCTTCCCGCTCTACATCGTTGCGGTCGCCGGCCTGCTCTTTCTCGCGCTCGCTTTCTTCGCCGTCGGGCAGGCCGCGGCCACCCGCAACGGTGCCCAGACCGCTGCCGACGCGGCCGCGCTCGCCGCCGGCCAGCAGTACCGCGATCTGCTGACCAAGACCCTCCTCGACGGCCTTCACGACGGGAGCTACGAGAGCAACCGGGCCGTGTGGAAAGACCTGCTGAACGGGCGCGGCGTCCCGTCCGACGCGGCCTGCGAGCGCGCGGGCTGGTTCGCCGGGCGCAACGGCGCCGACCTCTTCGGTTCCGGGGGCCGCGGCTGCATTTCGGACTCCTGGCCCACCTCCTTCGCCGTCGCGGTCAAAACCCGGAAACCCGTGGGCAATTCCGTCATCCCGATGACCAAGACCGCCCACGGAAAAGCCGAGGCGAAGTCCGTCGTCGAGCCCCGCTGCACCCTCGATCCCCCTACGGATGGCACGGGCGCCACAGGAGGCACGGGTGGATCCGACGGCCGGAGCGACGAGGGCGGCAAGGGCGACAAGGACGGCAAGGGCGACAAGGACAGGGACGCCCCCAAGGCCGCGCCCCTGGAGATCACCTGCGACGGGAAGCGCTGGACGCTCGACCCCGACGACCTCCGGCATCTCCCGGAAGCCTCCGACCTCTTCTCCGTACGCCTCGCGCATTGACCGGCCACCCCCGTACCCCGACCCGCACCTGATCCGCCCCGACCCGCACTCCGGCACCTCCGAGACGACCAGACGACGATCAAAGGAATCGCATCCCATGAGCATTCGGCGCACCGCGAAGGCCGCCAGAGGAGCGGTCGCCATGGCGAGCGCTGTCGGCCTGGCTCTCGTCGTGGCCGGCTGTGGTGGTGGCGACGGCGGTACGAAGGGGACGGACGGCGACAAGCCCCCGGCCCGCAGCACCGCCCCCAAGGACAGTGGCCCCGGCAGCCCGGCGGCCGACTCCGACAAAGTGATCGGTGAGATGAAGGGGCCGGACGGCGTGGTGGTCACCCTGCACTCCGTCGTCCGTGACTCCGGCGGCTTCGTCACCGTCAACGGCACGGTGTCCAATCACGGCAACCGCGCCTTCAACGCGATCGACTGGCGTTCCAACGAGACCGAGCTGCGGTCCCGTTCCTCGATCTCCGGAGCCACCCTCGTCGACAAGGCGGGCAAGAAACGGTATTTGGTGCTGCGGGACACCAATGGTGAATGCCTGTGCACGACCGGCCTCAGCGGTCTGATGCCGGGGGACAGTCGCCCGATCTTCGCGCAGTTCCCGGCGCCGCCGGCCAAGGTGACCCAGGTCGACTTCCAACTGCCGACCATGCCCCCCGCCAGCGTGCAGATCACGGACTGAGCCGGCGCCGATGACCGCGACCCCGATGCCCGCGAACCAGATGACCGCGACCTCGATGCCCGCGACCCGGACGCCCCGAGGACGCCGCCCGCACCGAGCGCCCCGTGCAGCCGTCACCGCCGCCGTCGCCCTGCTGCTGACCGCGGCGCTGACGGTCCCCGCCGCCCACGCCGATCCGCCCGGCCTGACCGAGGACTCCAGCCCCCCGGTCCGCATCGACCCCGACGACCCCGATCTGCGCATGGTCCAGGGCGCCAAGCTCGCCCCGTCCAAGGTCCTCAACATCAAGTCCATCGTCGAGACCGACGACGGCTCCGAGCGCCGCCAGGACACCAACGACAATGTGACCTTCTCGCTCCAGGCGGAGGTCCTGTTCGACAAGGACAGCGCCAAGCTGTCGTCGGACGCGCTGGCGCGGATCGGCACCATCGCGGCGGAGATCAAGAAGCAGAACGCCACCCGCCTGCGGGTCTTCGGCTTCACCGACAACCTCGGCTCGGCGAGCCACGGCCTGGTCCTGTCCAAGCAGCGGGCCAACGCCGTCCAGCAGGAGCTGGCCAAGGACCTCGGCTCGTCCGTCAGCTTCCAGATCCGCGGCTACGGCGAGCAGTACCCGATCGCCGACAACGCCACCGAGGCAGGCCGCAAGAAGAACCGCCGGGTCGAGGTCAGCTTCCCGCGCGCCTCGTGAGCCGCGCCGCAGTAGGCGTCATCGGGAGCCGAGCCGGCCGTCTCCGTCAGCGGACGGGCTCGACACCGAGCCGGAGGCCGGGGCGCAGGCCCCAGCGCGCCATTGCACCGGCCTCCGCCTCCAGGACGTGCCGGGCGCGGAGGCGGGGGAGTCCCAGCCGGCCCGGACGCATGGTGCGGACGGCCAGCACGGTGAAGTCCCGGCTCAGATAGGCGACATCGATCGCGAACCGCATCCGGAAGGTGTGCACACTGCTCGCCGGGGTGAGCAGCAGCGCCCCCTCGATGCCGTCGCGGCCCAGCAGTCCGCGGGTGCGGGCGCGCCAGGACGCCGCGATCTCCACCGGAATGACGTCGTCCGCGCCGTACAGGACCCCCGGGCCGTTCTCCCCACGCACCATGCACAGCGTTCTATCAGCTCCCGCATGCCGGACCCCACCGCTCCCGCACGCCGGCCCCCGCCGCTCCCGCACGCCGGATCCTTCCGCCATCCGCCCCTGCTGCGAAGCCGGACACCCTAAGGTCGGCACGTGCCAGTGATGCTGATGGTTCTCGCCGCCGTCTACGGGGCCGCGGCCGGGGTGCTCCTGCCACGGCCCGCCCACCGGATGGCCGTTGAGCCCGAGGAGGAGTGGTGCGCGGTCTGTCCCCGGGGGCATGCGATCACGGGGGTGGCGCGGGGCTGGCTGGGGCGGGGGCACTGTCAGCGGTGCGGGGCGTACGGGCCGGGGGTGCTGCCGATGGCGGCGGCCACCGCACTGGCCTGTGCGGCCCTGGCGGCGGCCACCGGGCCGCGGCCGGAACTCGTCGCCTGGCTGGCGATGACGCCGGTCGCGGTGCTGCTGGTGGCCGTCGACTGGCGGGTCCGGCGCCTCCCGGACGCGCTGACGCTGCCGCTCGCCGTGATGGCGGCGGTGCTGCTGGGGCTCGGCGGCTGGTTCACCGACGAAGGCGGGGCGTGGCGGCGGGCGCTGCTGGGCGGACTCGTCCTGGGCGCGTGCTACCTCCTGCTCTACGTCGTCAACCCGCGGGGCATCGGGCTGGGCGACGTCAAGCTGGCGGTCGGGCTGGGGATCGCCCTGGGGTGGTACGGCTGGCGCACCCTTGTCCACGGCGGGGCGGCCGGTGTGCTGCTCGGTGCGCTCTACGGGGCGGGGCTGCTGATCGTCCGGCGCGGTGCGCGGGGAGCGGCCATGCCCCTGGGGCCCTTCATGATCCTCGGGGCGTTCGGCGTGCTGCTGCTGGGCGCCGCCGCGGTGCCCGCTTGACGGGACGGCCCGGAGACGACGGCTGGGGACGACGGCCGGGGACGACGGTCCGGAGACGACGGGCCGGGGACCGAGCCACGCCGCCGCGCGCGCCGGTGCACGAAGCATCCCTCTCGCGGGGTTATGGTGGAAACCCCCCCTCGGGCCGGTCCGTATCCCCCCCACGGACCGGCCCGCTTTTTGTTCCGTGCACCGGCCGGTCCCCGCGCGGGCTACGCGGCAAGCCCGACCGCCGGGCCGGCGCTACCGCAGGACCGCCGCTACCGCCGCGCCCAGATGTTCACGCCGTCCGTCGTCTTCGCGAACTCGTCGATCTCGGCCAGCTCGGCATCCGTGATCTCGGGGGCGTCGAGGGCGGCGATATTGGCCTCCAGCTGGGCGACGCTGCTGGCGCCGATCAGGGCGGAGGTCATCCGGTCGTCGCGCAGCACCCACCGCAGCGCGAGCTGGGCCAGCGACTGGCCGCGCCGGGCCGCGATGTCGTTGAGGCCGCGGAGGCGGCGGACGACCTCGTCGGACAGCAGGCCCGGGTCTAGGGACTTGCCCTGGGAGGCACGCGAGCCCTCGGGGATGCCGTGCAGGTACTTGTCCGTGAGCATGCCCTGCGCAAGTGGCGCAAAAGAGATGCAGCCCATGCCCTCGGCTTCGAGGGTGTCCAGCAGCAGATCGTCCTCGGTCCAGCGGTTGATCATGGAGTAAGAGGGCTGGTGGATCAGCGCGCGGACACCCATTTCCCGCAGGATTCCGGCCGCTTCACGGGTCTGCTCGGCGTTGTAGGAGGAAACCCCGACATACAGGGCCTTGCCCTGCTGGACGGCGGACGCCAGCGCGCCCATCGTCTCCTCCAGTGGGGTGTCCGGATCGAAGCGGTGCGAGTAGAAGATATCGACGTAATCGACGCCCATCCGCTTCAGTGAGGCATCCAGCGACGAGAGGAGATATTTCCGCGAACCCCATTCACCGTACGGGCCCGGGTGCATCAGATATCCGGCCTTCGTCGACAGAATCATCTCGTCGCGGTAGCCGCGGAAGTCCTGCGCGAAGATCTTTCCGAAGTTCAGCTCGGCGGACCCGGGTGGCGGACCGTAGTTGTTGGCCAGATCGAAGTGGGTCACGCCCAGATCGAAGGCGCGGCGCAGGATGCCCCGCTGGGAGCTCAGGGTGCGGTCATCCCCGAAGTTGTGCCACAGTCCAAGGGAGATAGCGGGGAGTTTGAGTCCGCTGTGACCCGTTCTCCGGTACTTCATCGAGTCGTAGCGGGAATCCGCTGCGCGGTAGTCGGTGCCAGTCATGCTCATCTCCCTATCACGTACCTGTGACCTACCTGATTGGGCTGTCGAGACAGCCGAGAAGTAAAGTTGCCCACTTGAGGCGACGGGGCGACCGCCATTGGCACGGAGGGGCTGGACCACACATGCTGCGATCTTCCGGGATGCGCATCCCTTATCCGCCTGCATTGCGCAATCTGGTCTACCGGCTGTACGCGCGCAGGGTGGAGGGTCGCCTGGATCACACCCAGGTGCCCAAGCACATCGGCGTCATCCTGGACGGCAACCGGCGCTGGGCGCGGGCCGACGGGCGGACGACCGAGCAGGGTCACCAGGCCGGTGCGGCCAAGATCAGTGAGCTGCTGGGCTGGTGCGAGGAGACCGATGTCGAGGTGGTCACGCTGTGGCTGCTGTCGACGGACAACCTCGACCGGCCCGAGGAGGAGCTGAAGCCGCTGCTCGGCATCATCGAGAACACCGTCCGCGATCTGGCGGCCGACGGTCGCTGGCGGGTGCACCACGTCGGCAACCGCGACCTGCTGCCGGCCGCCACCCAGCAGGTGCTCAAGGAGTCCGAGCAGGCCACCCGTGACAACCGCGGCGTCCTGGTGAACGTCGCGGTCGGCTACGGCGGCCGGCAGGAGATCGCCGATGCGGTGCGCTCGCTGCTGCTGGACCACGCCGAGCGCGGCACCTCCTTCGAGGAGCTGGCGGAGATCGTCGACATCGACCTGATCTCCGAGCACCTGTACACCCGCGGCCAGCCCGATCCGGATCTGGTGATCCGTACGAGCGGTGAGCAGCGGCTGTCGGGCTTCATGCTGTGGCAGAGCGCCCATTCGGAGTACTACTTCTGCGAAGTTTTCTGGCCGGCGTTCCGGAAGGTCGACTTCCTGCGCGCCCTGCGCGACTACGCCGCCCGGCACCGGCGGTACGGCTTCTAGGAGGCGCCCGGGGCGTCCGGGCCGCCCGGCACGCTCCGCCGCGTTCCGCCAGGCGGGTTACTCACGCCCCGTAAGCCCGATTCACCCCTGAAGTTCTCGATGCCCCTTCCGTTACGGGGCGTCACCAGGCCCCGTCGGCTCCATGTGCCGCTGACGGGGCCTCTTCTGACACACCTTCCCCTCAGGTACCACCTTGGCGACGCCGCCGCCCGGCGAGCAGGCGTTACCCAAGGTTCATCGCCCGTGCGTCATATGCCGTGGCATGGCTACGCAGGTTCGAGGGAATATCCCTTCCAGGTCGGCGTCAGGAACAAGCCATCGGGCGCCGCATCTCAGCGGACGGCATGGGGTCGTCCGCCCGGGAGGCCCTTTGCACATCACGGAGGTCCGTGCGTACCGCGCGGTCGACGCGGAGGGCCGGCGTTCGGCCCGCGCATTGTGGTCCGAGCCCGGTCCGGTCACCAGATGGCCGGGGGTCCCGGAGACGCTGCCCAGCGACTGCTGGACAGGCGGCGCCCCCGGGAGTACACCGCCCCGCGACGCCGTCGCACCCCAACCGAGGGGGTTCGTCCACCCGTGGTGAACATCAAGCAGCGCCGTGAGCACGACCGGCGCACTTATGTCCTCGACACCAGTGTGCTGCTGGCGGAT
This portion of the Streptomyces sp. 2114.4 genome encodes:
- a CDS encoding DUF192 domain-containing protein; amino-acid sequence: MVRGENGPGVLYGADDVIPVEIAASWRARTRGLLGRDGIEGALLLTPASSVHTFRMRFAIDVAYLSRDFTVLAVRTMRPGRLGLPRLRARHVLEAEAGAMARWGLRPGLRLGVEPVR
- a CDS encoding membrane protein; translation: MAKRILGNDRGQTSIEYLGIIAVVVAIVLVLSTTDFGSQIANAIANKISDVVGI
- a CDS encoding OmpA family protein, which encodes MPATRTPRGRRPHRAPRAAVTAAVALLLTAALTVPAAHADPPGLTEDSSPPVRIDPDDPDLRMVQGAKLAPSKVLNIKSIVETDDGSERRQDTNDNVTFSLQAEVLFDKDSAKLSSDALARIGTIAAEIKKQNATRLRVFGFTDNLGSASHGLVLSKQRANAVQQELAKDLGSSVSFQIRGYGEQYPIADNATEAGRKKNRRVEVSFPRAS
- the mgrA gene encoding L-glyceraldehyde 3-phosphate reductase; this translates as MTGTDYRAADSRYDSMKYRRTGHSGLKLPAISLGLWHNFGDDRTLSSQRGILRRAFDLGVTHFDLANNYGPPPGSAELNFGKIFAQDFRGYRDEMILSTKAGYLMHPGPYGEWGSRKYLLSSLDASLKRMGVDYVDIFYSHRFDPDTPLEETMGALASAVQQGKALYVGVSSYNAEQTREAAGILREMGVRALIHQPSYSMINRWTEDDLLLDTLEAEGMGCISFAPLAQGMLTDKYLHGIPEGSRASQGKSLDPGLLSDEVVRRLRGLNDIAARRGQSLAQLALRWVLRDDRMTSALIGASSVAQLEANIAALDAPEITDAELAEIDEFAKTTDGVNIWARR
- a CDS encoding pilus assembly protein TadG-related protein, whose translation is MPATIPPRRRDAGQAFPLYIVAVAGLLFLALAFFAVGQAAATRNGAQTAADAAALAAGQQYRDLLTKTLLDGLHDGSYESNRAVWKDLLNGRGVPSDAACERAGWFAGRNGADLFGSGGRGCISDSWPTSFAVAVKTRKPVGNSVIPMTKTAHGKAEAKSVVEPRCTLDPPTDGTGATGGTGGSDGRSDEGGKGDKDGKGDKDRDAPKAAPLEITCDGKRWTLDPDDLRHLPEASDLFSVRLAH
- a CDS encoding A24 family peptidase, yielding MLMVLAAVYGAAAGVLLPRPAHRMAVEPEEEWCAVCPRGHAITGVARGWLGRGHCQRCGAYGPGVLPMAAATALACAALAAATGPRPELVAWLAMTPVAVLLVAVDWRVRRLPDALTLPLAVMAAVLLGLGGWFTDEGGAWRRALLGGLVLGACYLLLYVVNPRGIGLGDVKLAVGLGIALGWYGWRTLVHGGAAGVLLGALYGAGLLIVRRGARGAAMPLGPFMILGAFGVLLLGAAAVPA
- a CDS encoding DUF5936 domain-containing protein; its protein translation is MGIGILLSAAFALSVVGICCGIALYRREARLPPDLALSLEVGATRTTVVGSAVDRTGMRYAPLVLRLMGDKRTARVRRRIDLAGNPGGLTVDRYAARRAVYGALGFFGALVMFLRGQPLLGVLMVLFGLFWTEVGIWAAIRQRRDTIERTLPDFLDVLAVVVSAGLSFRQALDRVAEKYEGPWADELRITLRQMDMGVSRRAAFEELRKRNDSEQVAQFVTALQQGEELGSPIVETLIQIANDMRRTDAQNARRRAARAVPKATMVVTTFMVPATMILLIAGFFLGSGTSFGSLMGE
- a CDS encoding isoprenyl transferase, with the translated sequence MRIPYPPALRNLVYRLYARRVEGRLDHTQVPKHIGVILDGNRRWARADGRTTEQGHQAGAAKISELLGWCEETDVEVVTLWLLSTDNLDRPEEELKPLLGIIENTVRDLAADGRWRVHHVGNRDLLPAATQQVLKESEQATRDNRGVLVNVAVGYGGRQEIADAVRSLLLDHAERGTSFEELAEIVDIDLISEHLYTRGQPDPDLVIRTSGEQRLSGFMLWQSAHSEYYFCEVFWPAFRKVDFLRALRDYAARHRRYGF
- a CDS encoding type II secretion system F family protein — translated: MTGGNPLALLALGSALLCGVLAIAGVRTYAAGHAQRQAVVDRLDDERRLPADGRRRRFPSVDRALRGTRFGRRLELRLAATGLDVTPGEFFVYMLGAVLALWLVAQAALAPFFGPIAALVAVWAAFAFLNWQRQKRIEKFINQLPELSRILANATQAGLALRTALGMAAEELEAPAGEELAKVSDKLSVGHSIDEALGELAERLPSRELVVLVTTLVLSNRAGGTVVGSLRNLTTTLEERKETRREVRTQLSQVVVTAYVVPLLGIGTLLLMNRIAPGAIDRMTSSFLGQLAVVAAFVLYGLGFFFIRRLSKIDV